One Roseimaritima multifibrata DNA window includes the following coding sequences:
- a CDS encoding PVC-type heme-binding CxxCH protein yields the protein MLKKHLAVLLAIGLMPLVWGIPPAAADEPFEFKANDVVAIYGNGLADRMQHDPWVETVLQAELQGKNVRFRNMSFSGDMVNKRPRNKGFTNDGEYLQHVAPDVVFAFYGYNESFAGPEKADAYRAELVQLVRRYTDLRKEKGEDLRFVLFSPIAYENTGDRHLPDGNQLNINLAAITAATRAAAEETGATFVDLYSPTMQLFQSSSQRFTINGIHLNADGYQKLSGIIAKALLGKEPTGGEKTADIYAAVKDKNWHWHNRYHATDGNDIWGGRSTLTFVDGQSNADVLKHELVMLDVMTANRDEAIWAAVAGKPYTIDDSNVPPPVKVISNVGGGSKSSSAAKEGSVDYLSPEESMALIKVPEGYELNLFASEVQFPDLANPVQMQVDSKGRLWAASWNTYPKWEPGKEMNDTLMIFEDTDKDGKADTRKIFAHVHNPLGFEFWGGGVIVTSGPDLLFLKDTDGDDVADVRYPILQGLGTADTHHAANNLIYGPDGGIYWQSGIFLVHNHETPWKQNLTIGASGMYRFDPRTFAITPHAGNSPNPHGTSFDRWGYCYANDGTGGKSFQVRPEGKGFKMHTLLTKEFRPVAADEIMSSAHFPEELQNDFLICNTIGFLGIKQYSLDREGNGKDREFGHVWGTPGIELLNSEDRNFRPTDAIIGEDGALYVADWHNAIIGHMQHNIRDPNRDHKHGRIFRLTVKDRPLQEPVKIDGQPIEALLENLKHPVDGVRHRTRVELSGRDSDQVIAATQKWMEGFDPNDETEAHHLLEALWMHQQHGVQNEELLNALLGSDVKHAVVAAKTVQHFWHNVDATGASGFAAPAEVEFVKFDPPKRLSAEDRKAYKLGAEVFQRESHCATCHLAHGKGSPNVYPSLVASPWVTGSEDRLIKMTLHGVWGKMVVNGKTFDPSRGVPPMTAFRSLLKDEELAAVLTFVRNTWGNEAAPVSAASVKRVRDETIDRTTFWTPEDLLAEHPMDAAYAANNSGAVGEEFSNEKLEEELLNTPLAELAKVAIDRGNAHRGKKLFYQSSAACFACHDPPSGAARLGPDLSKVPTKLSPEQLVDAILRPSNAIDKEFAQVSVLTDDGKLQTGVRISENDKEIVLRNLAEPNPITIPQDTIEDVSESKISLMPANLARQMKNRKEFDDLMKYIIETRKRK from the coding sequence ATGTTAAAGAAACACCTGGCTGTACTATTAGCGATTGGCTTGATGCCACTCGTCTGGGGAATTCCGCCGGCAGCGGCGGACGAACCTTTCGAGTTTAAAGCGAACGACGTGGTTGCCATTTACGGCAACGGCCTTGCCGATCGCATGCAACACGACCCGTGGGTCGAAACGGTGTTGCAAGCCGAATTGCAGGGGAAGAACGTTCGATTTCGGAATATGAGTTTTTCCGGAGACATGGTGAACAAACGCCCGCGAAATAAAGGGTTCACCAACGATGGGGAATACCTTCAGCATGTGGCGCCAGACGTTGTCTTTGCGTTTTATGGATACAACGAATCATTCGCCGGTCCCGAAAAAGCGGATGCCTATCGAGCCGAATTGGTTCAGTTGGTCAGACGTTACACGGACCTGCGTAAGGAAAAGGGAGAGGACCTTCGATTCGTTTTGTTCAGCCCCATCGCCTACGAGAATACCGGTGATCGGCATCTTCCCGATGGCAACCAACTGAATATCAATCTGGCGGCGATCACCGCCGCCACGCGTGCGGCAGCGGAAGAAACAGGGGCCACGTTCGTTGACCTCTACTCCCCAACCATGCAGTTGTTTCAGTCCAGCTCCCAACGATTCACGATTAATGGAATCCACTTGAACGCGGATGGATACCAGAAACTATCTGGAATCATCGCGAAAGCCCTGCTGGGCAAAGAACCAACGGGCGGTGAAAAAACGGCAGATATCTATGCTGCAGTCAAAGACAAAAATTGGCATTGGCACAATCGCTACCACGCGACCGATGGAAACGATATCTGGGGTGGACGTTCGACGTTGACCTTTGTCGACGGCCAGAGCAACGCAGATGTGCTGAAGCATGAACTGGTGATGTTGGATGTGATGACCGCTAATCGCGATGAAGCGATCTGGGCGGCTGTCGCTGGAAAACCTTACACGATCGACGACAGCAATGTTCCTCCACCGGTGAAGGTTATCTCCAACGTTGGCGGCGGTAGTAAAAGCTCGAGTGCGGCAAAAGAAGGAAGCGTCGATTATCTAAGCCCCGAAGAATCGATGGCACTGATCAAGGTTCCCGAGGGCTACGAACTGAATCTGTTTGCATCGGAAGTGCAGTTTCCCGATCTAGCCAACCCTGTGCAGATGCAAGTCGATTCCAAAGGCCGCCTGTGGGCCGCAAGCTGGAACACCTATCCCAAGTGGGAACCCGGCAAAGAAATGAACGATACCCTCATGATTTTTGAGGATACCGATAAGGACGGCAAAGCCGACACTCGCAAAATCTTCGCGCATGTCCACAACCCATTGGGTTTTGAATTCTGGGGTGGCGGAGTCATTGTCACCTCAGGGCCTGACCTGTTGTTCCTGAAAGATACCGACGGAGACGATGTTGCGGATGTTCGCTACCCGATCCTTCAGGGACTGGGAACCGCGGACACGCATCATGCTGCGAACAATTTGATCTACGGACCCGACGGTGGGATCTATTGGCAAAGCGGAATCTTCTTGGTCCATAACCATGAAACGCCGTGGAAGCAGAACCTGACCATCGGTGCTTCGGGGATGTACCGGTTTGACCCTCGCACCTTCGCGATCACACCGCACGCAGGCAATTCGCCGAACCCTCACGGCACCAGTTTTGACCGCTGGGGATACTGTTATGCGAATGACGGTACAGGTGGCAAATCGTTCCAGGTGCGTCCCGAAGGCAAGGGATTCAAAATGCATACCTTGCTGACCAAGGAATTTCGACCCGTCGCTGCGGACGAAATCATGTCATCGGCTCACTTCCCTGAAGAGCTGCAAAATGATTTCTTGATCTGCAATACGATCGGGTTCTTGGGAATTAAACAGTACTCCTTGGACCGTGAAGGCAACGGCAAGGACCGCGAATTCGGTCATGTCTGGGGAACCCCAGGGATCGAATTGCTGAATAGCGAAGACCGAAATTTCCGCCCAACCGATGCGATCATCGGTGAAGATGGTGCGTTGTACGTCGCCGACTGGCACAACGCCATCATCGGTCATATGCAGCACAATATCCGCGACCCTAACCGCGACCATAAACATGGTCGTATCTTCCGGCTGACCGTAAAAGATCGGCCTCTTCAAGAGCCCGTGAAGATCGACGGGCAGCCAATCGAGGCGTTGCTTGAAAACCTGAAACACCCCGTCGACGGAGTTCGTCATCGCACGCGTGTCGAATTGAGTGGACGCGATTCCGACCAGGTTATCGCGGCTACACAGAAGTGGATGGAAGGCTTCGATCCCAATGATGAAACCGAAGCCCATCACCTTCTGGAAGCCCTCTGGATGCACCAACAGCATGGCGTTCAAAACGAAGAATTGTTGAACGCCCTTTTGGGATCCGATGTCAAGCATGCGGTTGTCGCAGCGAAGACCGTGCAGCATTTCTGGCACAACGTCGACGCCACCGGCGCCAGCGGGTTTGCCGCCCCAGCGGAAGTCGAATTCGTCAAATTTGATCCGCCGAAACGATTGAGCGCTGAAGACCGCAAGGCCTACAAATTGGGCGCCGAAGTCTTTCAGCGTGAATCCCATTGTGCGACCTGTCACCTGGCACACGGTAAAGGCAGCCCCAACGTCTATCCGTCGCTTGTCGCCAGCCCTTGGGTAACCGGCAGCGAGGATCGTTTGATCAAGATGACCCTGCACGGTGTGTGGGGCAAAATGGTTGTCAACGGAAAAACGTTTGATCCAAGTCGCGGGGTACCCCCGATGACCGCTTTCCGATCGTTGTTGAAAGACGAAGAATTGGCCGCCGTGCTAACGTTCGTTCGCAATACCTGGGGAAATGAAGCAGCCCCCGTTAGCGCTGCCAGCGTTAAGCGGGTACGTGACGAGACCATTGATCGCACGACCTTCTGGACACCAGAAGATTTGCTTGCCGAACATCCGATGGATGCCGCTTATGCAGCAAACAATTCAGGAGCTGTCGGCGAAGAGTTCTCCAATGAGAAACTGGAAGAAGAACTGCTTAACACGCCATTGGCTGAACTAGCCAAAGTTGCCATCGATCGCGGAAACGCCCATCGTGGCAAGAAGTTGTTCTATCAGTCCTCGGCCGCCTGTTTCGCGTGTCACGATCCACCTTCCGGTGCGGCTCGCCTTGGTCCTGATTTGTCGAAAGTTCCTACCAAGTTGTCGCCCGAACAATTGGTCGACGCCATCTTGCGTCCTTCCAACGCGATCGACAAAGAATTTGCCCAAGTCAGTGTGTTGACCGACGACGGCAAACTGCAGACAGGCGTTCGGATTTCGGAGAACGACAAAGAGATCGTCTTGCGAAACCTAGCGGAACCCAACCCGATTACGATTCCTCAAGATACGATTGAGGATGTCAGTGAGTCCAAGATCTCGCTGATGCCCGCTAATCTGGCTCGGCAGATGAAGAACCGCAAGGAATTCGATGACCTGATGAAGTACATCATCGAAACTCGAAAACGCAAATAG